ATATATAACCACTTAATGATTCATTCCTTTCTTAATGTAATAAAAATCTTTCTTCACAGCTGCGCACATTTACTCTTCATTCAGCTCCTCCTGACTTAACTCGCCCTCTTGCTCTCGCTCTATCTCTCTTGTCtgcaccaacaaacacacaatcgtTGTCATCAggcacatctgtaaactcaagACAGGGTGAAAACATCAGTTGGTCTTCACAGTCAGAAatgacagagagacaacagcAATATTTACAGCTATGTGTTCACCGACTCCTTTCCTCTCATCTGTGCAGCGGCTCAGAAAGTGTGTCATCTTCAGAGCATCAACGTGACCGACTTCACCCGTGCCATTCTCACCCCGCGCATCAAAGTGGGGAGAGAGGTGGTGCAGAAGGCCCAGACCAAAGAGCAGGTACCAAACCTGGTGCACTGTGTGAAACCATAAGAACAAAGAAGCCTATTCTGCCTCTATTGAATACTTTCGAAGCCTGTCTCTCATCAATCAGACGTTTCCTGTCCGTGTGTATTTGTCAGGCTGACTTTGCTATCGAAGCTCTGGCGAAGGCTGTGTTTGAGCGACTGTTTCGCTGGATCCTGTCGCGGGTCAACAAAGCCCTGGACAAGACCAAACGCCAGGGAGCCTCATTTCTGGGAATCCTCGACATTGCCGGCTTTGAGATCTTTGAGGTATAGACACAATGATCACTGATCAGCCAGAAATCTGGCTTCTACGTGTTCTTGAAATTTGACAAAATGAATACtaaaatatacagaatatattCATGCGGGATGAGTGTCTTTAGCTCTGTGGTTTGGTTGTTGCAGGATAACTCCTTTGAGCAACTGTGTATCAACTACACaaatgagaagctgcagcagctcttcaacCACACCATGTTCGtcctggagcaggaggagtatCAGAGGGAGGGCATCGAGTGGAGCTTCATCGACTTTGGTCTCGACCTGCAGCCCTGCATCGAGCTCATCGAGAGACCAGTGAGTGACACTTAAACCAAACGAGATCCGCAGACACCTGGAGATATttcatgatttattttgttataataAAAAAGGCCGGTCGAACTTTGTAACCACTGTACATAATCTCTGTAGAACAACCCTCCTGGTATCCTGGCCCTACTGGATGAGGAGTGCTGGTTCCCCAAAGCCACAGATATCTCCTTTGTGGAGAAGCTCTTGAACACACAAGGAAACCATATTAAATTTGCCAAAACCAAACAACTCAAGGACAAGACAGAGTTTTCTATCTTCCACTATGCTGGGAGGGTAAGTATGAATGGACATTTCTAATATGATCCGGATTTGTTGCCCCGCTGAGTATAGAAAACTAGTATTGTTTTATCTTTAGCTATAATTTAAGTATAAATTGCTGATatattgtgaaaaaaaatctgtaaaaccAAAGTAACACTGATGTTGTTTGTAGGTGGACTATAACGCCTACGCCTGGTTGACAAAGAATATGGATCCTCTCAATGACAACGTCACAGCGCTGCTCAACAACTCCTCCAGCCAGTTTGTGCAAGATCTCTGGAAAGATGGTGAGATATCTGACTTTACTGGTTTGAGTCAGACACAACTCACCCACAACTGGTTATATTTATGTTGAATTGTACAGTAGACATGTTAACATGTTGAATTAATGATTGTAGTGATACTAATAAAGCTGAATATTGGATCCGAACTAAATCTGAACAAACCCTACAATACTATTTGAGCAAGGAATACATAGCTTTCACCAATAATCATAGCAGATGGCGTTCAAATCAAATTTGCATACATCTCATTTTGGACTTAAAGGCTCTAACTGTTGGATCTGAAATCACAAATAACACTGTGGTTGACAGCAATTCATGCCGCCATGGCCCTCACACAAATCTGACCTGTGGACACAGATAACTGGACTTCAAGTGAGACATACAGGGCCGCACCAGTTTGTACGGTGCCATCACATTAAGatttcaaatattattttattcacagGAAAATGAAAATTACAACAGGAACCAAAAACACATTCACTCCAGAACATTTTCTACCATGTTGCATTGAATGAACACGTCTTGCACGTTGCAGCGGACAGGGTGGTCGGCCTCGACACGATAGCCAAGATGACGGACAGCTCCATGCCGAGCTCCTCCAAGACCAAGAAGGGGATGTTCCGCACGGTGGGACAGCTGTACAAGGAGTCTCTGGCCAAACTCATGACCACGCTGCACAACACCCAGCCCAACTTTGTCAGATGCATCATCCCCAACCACGAGAAGAGGGTAAGAAAAACGACTGGTGGTTTGAACCTGAAGATGAGcattttctgaaaaaaaattatgtttagaCCCAACCCAGTACTTGTATCTGTTGCCTCATGGCACATTCAAacatgttgatttatttattaatacgAAAAGCAACACAATATCCACACATGGGCATTTGAAGGCATCCATCCATGTATTACCAATACCCCTATACCGCTATATCACTTGTCCTGTGAGGGTCATTTGGAGAGGTGGGATAAACTCTTGACAGCTCGCCAGTGTATCGCAGGGCCAACGTACAGAGCAATAACCATTCACTATCATTCACATTGTGAATTTAGAGTCTCCTATCAACCTTACCAcaatctgcatgtctgtggAAATGAGGCAGCCGTGGTAcccggagaaaacccacacagtcaCAGGGAGAATATGCAAACTCGCTATCTTGCTAACCACCACACTGCAATGCCCTGTTTTGAGGCAGTAATGTCTATATCCTTCATAAAATCTTGTGtaataaaaaactgttcttCTCAGGCAGGGAAGCTGGATGCTAATCTGGTCCTGGAGCAGCTGAGGTGTAACGGTGTGTTGGAGGGAATCAGGATCTGCCGACAAGGGTTTCCCAACCGAATCCTATTCCAGGAGTTCCGCCAGCGGTGAGTCGGATCTACTTGCCTCATGTTTTCGAATCATGTACATTTTCTCACCATATTAAGTTTGATATATTTATGTTTCCTCGCAGTTATGAGATCTTGGCTGCTGGCTCTATTCCCAAAGGTTTCATGGATGGTAAACAAGCCTGCTGCCTCATGGTAAATGTAGTTCAAAGTCCCAACATTTGTTAATCACAGTCAGTCCACGTATAAAGTCGTACCTACTTACTTTGTGAGCTTCATCTTTCTCACCAATCTCCTTTGTAGATCAAGCATGTGGACTTGGACCCCAACCTGTACAGGATTGGACAGAGTAAGATCTTCTTCCGCACAGGAGTGTTGGCCCagctggaagaggagagagatctGAAGATCACTGTGATCATCATCGCCTTCCAGGCCCAGGCTCTAGGCTTCCTGGCCAGAAGGTATGAACATGCAAGCCTCCTCACACATACTACACCAGTGGCGGCTTGTGATAAGATTCATCGGGGGGAGGGCGTAGAGTTTTTAGAGTTTTGGGCTCAGGGTAAACAAACTGAAGCCAGACTCATATAAATACAACTCTGCAGTTCCCCTGAAGCCGGTCAGCTCGCAGGGGACCTAACTCAGTGACATCAGACGGACCTGAGACGGCGTCCAGGGTCGACCaatcacataaaaaaatatataaattgaatataaatcAATACCTCTTGGCTTTGAATAAAAGTGGGAGTGTCAGGAGAACAGAGGGCTGTGCCACGAGGAAAGTCTGCAGCTACCAATTAAAGAGCAGGTCCCAGGTCCTTCGGTTGCCAAAACCTCCTGGACCCACATTCACATCCTTTTGGCTGGTGCCTTGCAGCCGGAGGTATTGTGTATTTAGACAGAAATTAACAGAATACAATTGTACAGCATTGTACGAGTAAACTATCATtatataattcaataatgtttatcatttttataaagGCTTTTTTTTCTAAGGATGTTGGAGGGGCAGTATTGACCAGCCGCCACTGTACTACACTCTATTATGAATTGCACTGTCTGTGATGCATGTCACTGCTCACACGTTCAGTCAATGTTATCTTTCAAACTGTATTTTGGCTCATTCTTTATTTGACCACAAGGAAAGGGTTTCATACTTCTTTGTTCTTGCTGTTTCTGTCACTATAAATCACAACTTTacattaaattatttatattgctGTATTTTTAAAGGGCATTTGCAAAGAGGCAACAGCAGCTCACAGCCATGAAAGTCATTCAGAGGAACTGTGCTGCCTACCTTAAACTGAGGAACTGGCAGTGGTGGAGGCTCTTCACAAAGGTCAGCTTCTTATTCATGTAGTCTAACAATATCACAGTACATCCTGGTATTTTAGTCTCTCTTCTAACTTTTCTTTGttgaataaaaagttaaattaaattaaagactTGAAGGCTTGACCtcattttaaaaatatgttttcaaatcCCCAGGTCAAGCCTTTGCTGCAAGTGAcccgacaggaggaggagatgagtctGAAGGACGATGAGTTGGTGAAAGCCAAAGAAGTTGCCATAAAGTTTGAATCTGAGCTCAAGGAGATCTCCCTGAAACACACATCGGTAAAGGATGACGCTGACACATTTTAGCTTTAACTGAAGGTCACAGCCATCTAGAGCTGTTTCAAAGTAACAATACATGAGGTTATTAAATACAAGCATTAGAATTAAGCACTGTGAGTTGAATCTGCTGATAATGAAGCTGTAGCacatctccacctgtctgtgtgCTCCAGGTGTTGGAGGAGAGGAATGCACTGCAGGAGCAGCTCCAGGCAGAGACGGAGCTGTATGCTGAGGCTGAGGAGATGAGGGTTCGCCTGGGGGCTAAGAAGCAGGAGTTGGAAGAGATCCTTCATGAGATGGAGGCGAGGTTGGACGAAGAGGAAGAACGTGCTCAGGCGCTGCTCGTGGACAAGAAGAAAATGCAACAGCAGATGCAGGTCTGCATATCGTTACTTTTCGTTCTGCATTTACTTTTGCTTTTTTGCTCGTGTTATTAAGAAgctattcattttatttccatGTTTAGCTGTGCACAAtgcagtgagtgagtgtgagactCTTTCATGCAGGAATTGGAGGAACatctggaagaggaggaggacgcacgtcaaaagctgcagctggagaaggtAACCTATGAGGGAAAGATCAAAAAGCTGGATGACGATATTCTGGTGATGGAGGACCAGAACAACAAGTTGGTGAAGGTAAGAATTGTAAAACAGTATTTATCCAAGAGGCCTGGATATTGGTCAATAACTTACCAACAGAGTTCCTATGTTAAAAAATGCAAGTTAAACAAATCAATGATGTTTTGTAGGAGCGgaaggtgatggaggagagactCGCAGACTTCAGCTCCAATCtggctgaagaggaggagaagtcaAAGAACCTCACCAAGCTCAAAAACAAACACGAGTCCATGATCTCTGAATTAGAAGGTAATCATCCTTTATAAACCATGACTTAAGTGACTACTGGAACTGTGCTTGTTCTACAAAATGTAGATTTATGCTAATTGTAACCCTCCCCCATAGTCCGCttgaagaaggaagagaagggTCGCCAGGAGCTGGACAAGGCTAAGAGGAAGTTGGAGGCCGAGTCGAATGACCTACAAGAGCAGGTAGCTGACCTGCAGTCTCAGATCGCCGACCTCAAAGCTCAGCTCgccaagaaggaggaggagttacAGAATGCCTTGGCCAGGTAAAGTCCTGAGACGTCACAAACATAGCACGCATTAATTTAAATGAATCACCGATACACTGGATTCTAAAAAGCTTCTCCTGTATCCCACAGCAACTGTAAACTTCTATTATATTCACTGGTTTCTTCTTCTGCACTTATTTTCCTTCTCAGGTTAGAAGATGAGACAGCCCAGAAGAACAACGCGCTGAAGAAGATCAGAGAGCTGGAGGGACACATCTCCGACCTGCAGGAGGACCTCGACTCTGAACGGGCGGCCAGGAACAAGGCAGAGAAGATCAAacgagacctcggggaagagcTGGAGGCCCTCAAGTCAGAGCTGGAGGACACCTTGGACACCACCGCCACTCAGCAAGAACTAAGGTTAATCATACAAAACTCAAATATCCATTTCATTTCATGCATTTCACTTATGTTCTTGGTTGTATCAAGTAACATACAATGACCGTTAAATCCAAATATAACATGTAGGCAAGGGCCATGAGTTCATATTTgtcaaataaacattttcattatcGATCCATCTGTTGTGCAGAGCCAAACGTGAACAGGATGTGACGCTGCTGAAGAGAGCCATCGAGGACGAGAACCGAACCCATGAGGCCCAGGTCCATGAgatgagacagaaacacacccaGGCTGTGGAGGAGCTCACGGAGCAGCTGGAGCAGTCCAAGAGGGTAGGCCTGCATTATCTCACACAGTCTGATAACTTAGGAGCCAATGAGCTTGTTTATTTCACTTGATAAAGATTCTATAAGgaaaaactgcagttttctttctaATCTCAACGATATtgatttttcttctctctctcaggtgaagTCAACCCTGGAGAAGGCCAAACAAGCTTTGGAGAAGGAGACGTCCGAGTTAACGATGGAGGTGCGCTCACTGGCCCAGGCCAAACAAGACGGGGAGCACAAGAGGAAGAAGTTGGAGGGTCAGGTGACGGATCTGCAGTCACGCTTCAACGACAGTGAGAAGCAGAAGGCTGAGCTGGGAGAGCGCTGCTCCAAGACCATTGTGAGTAATTAGTTACATCACAAATgtacagagaaagaaaatgtaacCTTTTGTATCAATGTCTCAGGAACTGTATCTTCATCTTCATGCAGGTTGAACTGGAGAGTGTGACAAACCTACTGAATGAAGCAGAAGGCAAGAACATCAAACTGAGCAAAgatgtttccagcttctccGCCCAACTCCAAGACTCACAGGTAACTAGACTTCAAGCAGAATATACAGCTATATTGTATTATCTATTCGgtttatgatatatatatatatttcctgtGCTACTTAAACACTCAGTAACATGCATACAAGTATAatgggttcctccctgacccataatgcatccttccaccaagattTGGGAAAAATcggttcagtttttttttttgcgtaaTTTTGCTTTGAAAACCAAgggaaagggaggaaaaaataacctccttgacagaggtAACAATACCTTTTTGACAACATGTTGAACTGAAAGCATTGACCTCTGATCTGGCCTGtcgctgcaggagctgctggccGAGGAGACACgccagaagctgcagctctccACAAAGCTTCGGCAAGTGGAAGACGACAAGAACAGTTTGCAGGAGCAGcttgaggaggagatggaggccaAGAGAAACGTGGATCGACACGTGTCGACCCTCAACATGCAGGTCAGAGCGCACACCTAGGGTCATTACTTAACCACACTTAACCATTCAAAAGACAATTCACAGCTAAGGAACTTGAAAACGCTAACGCAAGATTCCTCTTTTATTATCAGTGACTTAACACAGTCTTATTCTGCCCACAGCTGTCCGATTCAAAGAAGAAGCTTGAGGAAATGACAGGAAACGTTGAGCTGCTTGAGGAGGGCAAGAAACGTCTGCAGAGAGACTTGGAGGCGGCCAACACCCAGTTTGAGGAGAAGGCCTCAGCGTTCGACAAGCTGGAGAAGACCAAAAACCGTctgcagcaggagctggaggacacaCTGATGGACCTGGACAACCAGAGGCAGAACGTGTCCAAcctggagaagaagcagaagaagttcGACCAGGTCAGATAAACCAGAAAACTGAGATACTGGATTATTACGGGAGAAGTAATTAATAACAGATGACAAATTTGATAATATAACCTAAAGTACAACCACCATAAAAGTTTTTACAAGTACTTCTGATTGCCACATAATACAATAATATGCTGGTGCATTTTCAGGAAAATGGGAAACAAATGTTTGTGGAAAGGATTTTGTcatttttcacagatttcacaAATGTAAGGTtagaacttaaaaaaaaagtataggtATATtaccatagtgtggattgaatCTCTTTAACAGCTACATATATCCACTTATCTATGGTTATCTGTCCTCCAGATGCTGGCTGAGGAGAAGATGATCTCCAGTAAATATGCAGATGAGAGAGACCGGGCTGAAGCTGAGGCCAGAGAGAAGGAGACCAAAGCTCTCTCCCTGGCCAGAGCTCTGGATGAGGCCCAGGACtccagggaggagatggagagagccaACAAGGTCCTGAAGGCGGAGATGGAGGACCTGATCAGCTCCAAGGATGATGTGGGAAAAAGTGTAAGTGAGCGAGTCACGCTTCAGGCTGTCAGCACTGGATTCGTCAGTAGATCCAGTGGTTTCACTGGTATAACTTGTTTATTATAAACAAGCCAGAGCGTTGCAGTcgatttgaaaatgtattcaatggCAGGTCCACGAGCTGGAGAAGTCCAAACGAAGCCTGGACGCCCaggtggaggagatgaagactcagctggaggagctggaggacgagCTGCAGGCGGCAGAGGACGCCAAGCTGCGTCTGGAGGTCAACATGCAGGCGCTGAAGGCCCAGTTCGAGAGAGACCTCCAGGGACGTGATGAgatgggagaggagaagaagaggcagCTTGTCAAGCAGGTAAAAACGCATTCAAATGCATTATGTTCCTACCTGGAGAATGCAATATGATCCACCCTTAGAGAACATTGCACCAGCTGCATCAGAAGTAAGCGATGATAAATAATGATCGATCGCAGGTTCGTGAGCTGGAGACGGAGCTGGAGGATGAACGTAAACAGAGGGCCCTTGCGGCAGCCGccaagaagaagctggagacaGACATGAAAGACCTGGAGGGACAGATCGAGACATCCAATAAGGGACGGGACGAGGCCATCAAGCAGCTCCGCAAGCTTCAGGTGAGACTGAGGGGTTGGAATAAATCCAGCAGCAGGTTTGATATAAAGTCTGTACAGTCTTATTTTAGGTTTCATACAATttactattttgtattttttggatGCACATAGTTGTTCATCTTTTCCTCCTATTTCTAAGCTTGTACATTTGTTTCTTTACACAAATAAGTGAGAGGACTAAGGCTGGGTGATAAAACATTACCAATAATTATCGCAATATAATCAATATACAACAAAAGTccaatatagaaatatattgCTTGTGCATTGTGTAAGCACATATTCtgcctcagatttgtaaaacgTTTTgatgtttatcaagtgtttgtcattgtAGAGTTTAAAActacaaccttcactcaggagcaacacgcacacacacacacacacatgcacatacacttcATATTCCTTGGTTGTTGCTGGTTATTGGGGTATACACTTTTTAAAGCTGATTGGAGATCTGTTACCTTCGCAATGCTGGTTTTTCTTCTGAAAATATTTAATGTCTGGTTATTTGCTCATTGTTTTTGGTTTGACGAAGatgtttgctttttattttccttattaTTTGTCAGACTTGACTCTGACTAGCACCCCACATTATTAACCAGCGTGAAATCTTCTACTGTATATTTGTGTCAATCATTTGGTTATTTTAAGTTTGTACCgtggtggaggtttgtgctTCAAATGATGACAGTACCAACTTCTAACTAAGTGCATGTTCAAATGCTATGGTGTTGCCATGGAAGGCTGATCGATAGGCAGTGCAGAAAATGATGAGCTATCTGAACACGATACGTGGCGGCATCAACCATTAGattaaacaaatgtaaatatatcaCAGTCTGATTGTTATTGTCTCTACTCTCcttgtttctttctgtctctattcctgctcctcttcctccctccaggGCCAGACGAAGGACTTCCAGAGGGAGCTGGACGATGCCCATGCTGCCAGGGAGGAGGTGCTGACCACCGCAAAGGAGAGCGAGAAGAAGGCCAAGGGTCTTGAGGCCGAACTCATGCAGCTGCAGGAGGTAACTCAATGTTTCCTAACAAGACAGAAACTTGTTTGTGGGCAGATTTGTATGTGAAATAATAACCTTGTAATGTATCTGTTTCTAGGAAATGGCTGCGGCAGAGAGGGCGAGGAAGCAGGCAGAAGCCGAAAGAGACGAGCTGGCCGACGAGCTGGCCAGCAACTCCTCTGGAAAGTGGGTGGAGAGTTCATTctgtgtgtaagagtgtgtaAAGTGAAActagaaaagaaaatgtgattatCTTTGGTTTCCACTGTGGCTCCCGTGTTCAGGTCAGCCTTGTCAGATGAGAAGCGTCGTCTGGAAGCGAAGATctcccagctggaggaggagctggaggaggagcagagcaacATGGAGATCATCAACGACAGGCTGAGGAAGAGCATGCAGCAGGTGCCCCGATCGCTGCAGCTCCATGAGTCCTTACAAGGCTCATTAAGTCTATACACCTCATCCATATCCCCTGTATCATGTTAACAGCGTATATTCCCTCCACAGGCGGAGCAGCTGACCAACGAGCTGCAGACGGAGCGCAGTGCCTCCCAGAAGAACGAGAGCGCTCGGCAGCAAATGGAGCGCCAGAACAAGGAGCTGAAGACCAAGCTCCAGGAGATGGAGAACCAGGTCAAGTCCAAGTTCAAGTCCTCCATCTCTTCCTTGGAGGCCAAAGTGgcacagctggaggagcagctggagcaggagaacaGGTTGGAgacaaggaaacacaaaaataattatgttgaataaataatgataagAATTAGTCATGgatccctgatctggatccacaccaacattttattggttctctcctgacccatatcgcatccttccaccatgttttGTAGTAATCTGTCCTGCAGTTTTTGCCCAATCTTGCTAACTCACAAGCTGACATGCAAAGCAACTGACCAACAAATGGttaggggtgaaaacataacgtccttggAAGAGGTAAATGAAGTATGTGGATTTCGTGGGTAGGTGGCGCTAAGTCCTTAAACTTAAATCTATCTTAACGTAAAACAAAAAATTAGGTTACAGATCATCTGTTCCTAAATGCCTCCAATGCGACTTATTGTCTTTTATACTATACTGTATTTGACAAAAACATTGCAGTTGCActcttttaatgtttatttggtttaatttctcataattttttttaaacctttatttTCATTCCCTAAACACTGTGAACTCTTGGATCTCTCAGGGAGAAGCAGGCCTCAGCCAAGGGTATACGTCAGAAGGACAAGAAGCTGAAGGACCTGATAATGCAGGTGGAAGACGAAAGAAAGCAGGCAGAGCAGTACAAAGACCAGGTACCATCGCTTCACACACTCAATGTACACATGTGCATATGTATGGTTTGGTGAAGTGACCCGTGAGGCAGTAGTAAGCCTGAATATTAAACCTGTTTGCTCACTAGGCTGAGAAGTCAAATACCCGCATGAAGCAGCTGAAGAGGCAGCTAGAGGAGTCGGAGGAGGAGTCTCAGCGCGCTACGGCCGCCCGCAGGAAGCTGCAGCGGGAGCTGGATGAAGCCACCGAGGCAAATGACGCCATGAGCCGCGAGGTCAACTCTCTCAAGAGCAAACTCAGGTAGGACTAAAGGCCAAGGAATCTCTGTCTGTTTACCTGTCGGTCGGTAAATCTCTACTTGTCTTTATTCTTGGGGCAACTGTGTTTTATGTTCCTGTCTTTTTAATAGCAACTTTATTCCTGTGAAGTCACAAGGTGGCGCAGATGCTGCAAAGGGAAAATGGGTAGATCGTTAAATGCTGTATATCAGGAGGATGCACCATATATGACAATGTGTGAAATACACACtagaaaaaacactttgaaacCGTGCAAATGAATTcccatgtgtggctgcagagggcgctgctgctTGGTCATTGTgacacagtgttgctttaaagcaTTAAAGATTGGTTTTGAGTTCAGTGGATTTAGCTTTACTGAGCACAAGCAAAAAAATCATGTCCATCTCTATTCCAGAGGCAACCCTGAACCAAAGGAGTAACACAGCAGGTACCTCTGCCCCTAAATGTCCCCCAATCACCATTTCTACTATAACCTCCCATAACTTTTCATCCCCATGCACACTTTTAATGctgtcatttctttcattgagcCTAACTGAGAGAAATATGGCTCATCAGCTTCAACAGATTTACCTTAAATTTTTATCAGCAAGTCTAGTTGCACCATTTGGTTTCCATTACACCCATTTCTTGGTGGCCACATTTTTCTCAGTGCTTGGTTTTGTTGCCATAAACCAGACTCATTCTCCTGAGCCAGGAGTTATGAGTTACAAAGATAACCAGCGTGCTTAACCTGTAACCAAAGCACATCCTGTAACTTCTGATTTCCTCAATCCTCCCATGTAGTTTGCAGCAAACAGGTGGTTCTCCGAATATATTCCCCCCTCTCACTGTGACCATGTTTTTCTGCATCTCTGTCTTCTGTGTGCGTCTCGGTGGCATTTTTAAGGCGTGGAAACGAGCCCTCCTTTGGCAGCACACCTCGGCGCATGGGCGGAAGCCGGAGGGTGGTCGAGGATGCCTCAGAGGAGGAGGCCGACTCCCAGGGCGACTTCAACGGAACAAAGTCCTCGGAGTAAGGTGACGTCAAATCACCAGATATCAAATTTATCTTCCTGGGACAAAGTGTGCCACTTAAAACCAAGAATAACTTTAAAATGCCTGACATGCTATCTAGTTCTTCCATATCTCTTCTCCCATTTCCAGTAGTGTACTGATCTGTCTTCTTGTTTCCGAGCACTTTTTCTTTACAAACCAATCAGGAGGGCTTGGTGTTGACTAGGGGAGTTATTTCGTTGGCTCTGCTGATGTGTGATTTGcagttcctttaaaaaaaaaaaaaaaaatatttacactgTTGTACTGCACTGAATGACTTTTGTACACAAAATATAGGTGCCTCTAATTACCACACTAAGTTGCCTGGAAAAACCTAGGGTCTCTCCACAATAAGTGACCTTAGAAGTTAAAGCAGAGACATAATGTAAATCTACAGATGTGTAACTATGATCAGCAACATCCCCTGTTGTCGTCCTGTTGCCTGTAACTGCTGTTTAAGTGTTTCAGAGCAGCACTGAAGTGGTTCGTCAGACTGGATATGTAGTCAAGATTATATTTCTACACCCAGTCTGCTTCCAATCAGTGCTGCCATTTGTACCCCAATGAACAATTATTTAGACATTTCTAAAGTCgtcaatttatattttatttgcacCTTCCATGTTTCCTGATATGTCAAAGTGAACTTCTATTCCAGAAATAGCCGAATGTCAAACAAGGTTTAGTAACCTgaactataaaataaaatgatgagcCAGATGTGTCAGTATCAGACACTTTGGAGCCCTCACA
This is a stretch of genomic DNA from Pleuronectes platessa chromosome 3, fPlePla1.1, whole genome shotgun sequence. It encodes these proteins:
- the myh11a gene encoding myosin-11a isoform X2, with the translated sequence MSNKAPTGDEKFLFVDKDFLNSPMAQADWSAKKLVWVPSEKHGFEAASVKEEHGDEVLVELQDTAKKMTVNKDDIQKMNPPKFSKVEDMAELTCLNEASVLHNIRERYFSGLIYTYSGLFCVVVNPYKMLPIYSEKIIDMYKGKKRHEVPPHIYSITDNAYRNMMQDREDQSILCTGESGAGKTENTKKVIQYLAVVASSHKGKKDSSAGELEKQLLQANPIMEAFGNAKTIKNDNSSRFGKFIRINFDVTGYIVGANVETYLLEKSRCIRQAKTERAFHIFYYMIAGAQKHREELLLEPFGNYRFLSAGHVQVSGQQDDELYEETMEAMKIMGFTDEERIDILKVCSTVMQLGNIEFKKERNQEQATMPDNTAAQKVCHLQSINVTDFTRAILTPRIKVGREVVQKAQTKEQADFAIEALAKAVFERLFRWILSRVNKALDKTKRQGASFLGILDIAGFEIFEDNSFEQLCINYTNEKLQQLFNHTMFVLEQEEYQREGIEWSFIDFGLDLQPCIELIERPNNPPGILALLDEECWFPKATDISFVEKLLNTQGNHIKFAKTKQLKDKTEFSIFHYAGRVDYNAYAWLTKNMDPLNDNVTALLNNSSSQFVQDLWKDADRVVGLDTIAKMTDSSMPSSSKTKKGMFRTVGQLYKESLAKLMTTLHNTQPNFVRCIIPNHEKRAGKLDANLVLEQLRCNGVLEGIRICRQGFPNRILFQEFRQRYEILAAGSIPKGFMDGKQACCLMIKHVDLDPNLYRIGQSKIFFRTGVLAQLEEERDLKITVIIIAFQAQALGFLARRAFAKRQQQLTAMKVIQRNCAAYLKLRNWQWWRLFTKVKPLLQVTRQEEEMSLKDDELVKAKEVAIKFESELKEISLKHTSVLEERNALQEQLQAETELYAEAEEMRVRLGAKKQELEEILHEMEARLDEEEERAQALLVDKKKMQQQMQELEEHLEEEEDARQKLQLEKVTYEGKIKKLDDDILVMEDQNNKLVKERKVMEERLADFSSNLAEEEEKSKNLTKLKNKHESMISELEVRLKKEEKGRQELDKAKRKLEAESNDLQEQVADLQSQIADLKAQLAKKEEELQNALARLEDETAQKNNALKKIRELEGHISDLQEDLDSERAARNKAEKIKRDLGEELEALKSELEDTLDTTATQQELRAKREQDVTLLKRAIEDENRTHEAQVHEMRQKHTQAVEELTEQLEQSKRVKSTLEKAKQALEKETSELTMEVRSLAQAKQDGEHKRKKLEGQVTDLQSRFNDSEKQKAELGERCSKTIVELESVTNLLNEAEGKNIKLSKDVSSFSAQLQDSQELLAEETRQKLQLSTKLRQVEDDKNSLQEQLEEEMEAKRNVDRHVSTLNMQLSDSKKKLEEMTGNVELLEEGKKRLQRDLEAANTQFEEKASAFDKLEKTKNRLQQELEDTLMDLDNQRQNVSNLEKKQKKFDQMLAEEKMISSKYADERDRAEAEAREKETKALSLARALDEAQDSREEMERANKVLKAEMEDLISSKDDVGKSVHELEKSKRSLDAQVEEMKTQLEELEDELQAAEDAKLRLEVNMQALKAQFERDLQGRDEMGEEKKRQLVKQVRELETELEDERKQRALAAAAKKKLETDMKDLEGQIETSNKGRDEAIKQLRKLQGQTKDFQRELDDAHAAREEVLTTAKESEKKAKGLEAELMQLQEEMAAAERARKQAEAERDELADELASNSSGKSALSDEKRRLEAKISQLEEELEEEQSNMEIINDRLRKSMQQAEQLTNELQTERSASQKNESARQQMERQNKELKTKLQEMENQVKSKFKSSISSLEAKVAQLEEQLEQENREKQASAKGIRQKDKKLKDLIMQVEDERKQAEQYKDQAEKSNTRMKQLKRQLEESEEESQRATAARRKLQRELDEATEANDAMSREVNSLKSKLRGNPEPKE